CTCTCGGTACCGACGCGGGCCTCTCGGCGAGCGGCGCGTGCGCAGTCGCGCATCGTCGGGCGCGCACCGGACGAGCCCCTGATCCTGCCTCGGCACGTGGACGACGACGATTTCGGGTCTGCGGCCGACGTGGTGAGCAGTGCGGGAGACGACGGCGCCGCCCCGCCGGAGGGTGATGTGACGATCGAATCCCCGCCGGTGGGCGAGGCCGTCGAGATATCCGAGGTGCAGGAGCCGGATGTGCAGCCGGTGCAGGATGCCGATGCCGTGAGAGAAGAGCGCGCGCCGGAGGAGGAACGATGAGCGGGACACGGGCGGTACGCGTGGTCGCGACCGGTGCTCGACTGGTCACCGGAGTGGCGGTGGCCGCTGCGTGCGTGGTGGGCGTGGTGACGGCGATCCATGCGCCCTGGCCGGAGGTCACGCACGAAGCGGCTCAGGTTCAGGTCACGCCTCTCCCCGGCGACAGCATTCTCGTGTGCAACGGAGACCTTCGCGCTCTCGGCAGGGATTCCTCCGATCCGCTCAGCATGTGGTCTGCCTCATCGCCGACATTCACCGTCGACGGTACGAACGGTGCTCCGACGATCGCAGAGCTGCAGGTCGCCGATCTGGTCGGTGCGGGTTCCGTGCGCACGGTCACCGGGACGGTCGACGGGCGCACGGCGCCCTTGATCGCCGCCACCGAGTCCGCGACGGTCTCGGCCGACGATCTCAGCGGTTTCGCTGCGCTCCCGTGTGGCACACCGCGCCTGGAGTCCTGGCTCGTCGGTGGCACGGTGGCGACCGGGTCCTCCGATCTGATCGTGCTGACGAACGCGGCCGAGGTGACGTCGACCGTGACGCTGTCGGTCTACGGCACGAGCCGCAGCACTCGCACCGTCGTCATCCCCGCCCGCACGCAGGCGTCGCTTCCACTGGCGTCGATCGCCGCGGGCAACACCTCGCCGGTCGTGCAGGTCTCCGCCGACGGTGCGCCCGTGCGCGCCGTCCTGCAGTCCTCGCTGGTGCGCACTCTGGACCCTGCCGGCGTCGACCTGCAGGACGCTGTTCCCGGTGCCCAGCTGCATCCGATCCTGGCCGGTGTGCAGTCTTTCGCGGCTGACGGCGATGATGCCGAGATGACAGTGCTGCGCATGCTGGCTCCCGACGACGCGGCTCAGGCCCAGGTCACGGTCCGTGCGACGGGCGAGACCGCTGCGGTGAACGAGTTCACGGTGTCGCTGGTGGCCGGCGAACCGGCCGATGTATCGCTCAGCGGCCTGGAGCCCGGCGAGTATTCGGTGCAGATCGATGCCGATGCTCCGATCGTCTCGGCCGTCAGACAGCAGGATGGGCTCGCACGCGACTCCGATTTCGCCTGGGTGACGCCGGCGCCGGAGATCGACTCGGACGCCCTGTTCGCTGTTCCCGCAGGTCCCGCGCCGACACTCCACCTGGTCAACGAGGAGGACTCCGACGTCACCGTGACGCTGGAACCGACCTCAGGGGCGACCGGGGCTGAGGTGTCGATCCCCGCCGGTGGATCGATCGACGTTGCTCTGACCGAGCGGACGACCTACCGGCTGTCGACGACGGGAACCGTGCACGCCGCGATCACGATGAGCGCAGCCGGCGCGCTGGCGGCCTGGCCGCTGGAGCCGAGCGCCGGTGCGGCGCAGAGCATCACCGTCTATCCCTGAACCGGCGCCGAGGCTCCTGCCTGGTCAGTGATCGTGCCCGAGATCCCACGGCTCTCGTCCGACATATTCCGCGGCGGCACGGAAGACGGCGCTCTCGATGGCCATCCGGCGGTGCGCGGCGTCATCGTGCCCAGGGGGGAGCAGTCGTTCGATGGGCAGTCGGAAGAGCACGATCCGGCGTTGCTCACGATCGAGATACCACCGGGGCACGTCCTCGACAGCGTCGAAGCCGGGCATCGCTCCGATCTCGAACCGGACGTCCTGCAGCTCCGGCCAAGTGCCCCGCAGGAACTCCACCGCGGTGCCGACCGTCAGATCGAAGCGGTCGATCCGGCCGTCGAGAGGCGCGAGAGGAGGACGCACGACTTCGCTGCGCCCGAGTCGGCCATGCCGTCCGTGCCTCGCACCACGACGTGGCGCGGATGCGGGAGCACTGCGACGACGGGGCATGTCAGAAGTCTAGGCGGTGACGTCGCGACGCGCGGCGCGGCACCGTCAGCTCGCATCGACCACGCCGTACAGTGATGCTGATGGACGGACGACTCTGCTCGAAGGTCGGGTGCGCACGCGAAGCCGTGGCCACCCTGACGTACGACTACGGCGACAAGATGGCGGCGCTCGGCCCGCTCGGGCTCGCGCAGCATCCTCACGCGCATGATCTGTGCTCACCGCACGCCGAGCGGCTCTCGGTGCCCGCGGGATGGCTCGCCGTGCGACACGAGGCGCTGCGGGCCTGAGCACGAGCCGCAGACACGCGGCGGATGGGCCCCGGTTCCTGATCGGAGGCTGGATATCCTGACGGCGGACGTGCCACGGCGGCGCGCCAGGAAAGGCTGTCGTGATCGTCTGGCGTCGCTGGATCTTCCCCCTGCTCCTCGTCATCGTCCTCGGAGCCAGTGCTGCGGCACTCGTGAAGTTGGCGTTCTTCCCCGACAAGGCGGAGAGCATGGTGAGCCCGGAGGCGGGGATCACGGAGCCGGTAATCCCGGTCGAGCGCGGATCGGTGACGAACGCGCTGACGCTGGCCGGCAACATCGCCCGGGACGAGGCGTACACGGTCCGGGGGGAGAACGACGGCACGGTGCTCGCGGTCCACATCCGCGAAGGTGCGACCGTGACCAAGGGGCAGAAGCTCTTCACCGTCCGCCAGGAGTATCCGCGCAAGGACATCGATGTGCTCGCCCCGGAGGCCGGCGATGTCTCGGAGCTCGCGCTCGTGAAGGGGCAGATGACGACGGTGGGAACCGAGGTCTACACGATGACCCCGACGCGCTACCACCTCCTCACGACCGTCGAACCTGTGCAGCTCTACCGCCTGGTGAACGCCCCCACCGAAGGCATCGTCACGGTGACCGGGGGCCCGGCTCCATTCGACTGCACGGGTGTCAGGGTGCAGGTCACGGCCGAGGGCACCGCGAGCGTCCGCTGCGCGATCCCGCGGGATCAGACCGTCTTCGCCGGGCTCCCGGCGAGCATGGATCTCGCTCTCGGCCAGGTAGATGACGCCCTCGTCGTCCCGGTCACCGCGGTGCAGGGCGGCTCCGGCACCGGCAAGGTCTGGGTCGATGCCGGTGACGGGGCGCAGCCGGAGGAACGTGCGGTCACCCTCGGGGTGAACGACGGCACGATGGTCGAGGTCACCGAAGGGCTCGCCGAGGGCGACAGCATCCGGCAGTTCGTCCCCGGCTTCGTCGCTCCTGTCGAGGAGTACTGCTACGAGGTGTCTCCCGGCGTCGAGCAGTGCGACAGCGGGACGAGCTGGTGACGCTCGTCGTTCTGGAGGACGTCGAGAAGAGCGTCCTCCTCGTCGACGACTCGCGACTCGAGATCCTGCGGGGGATCAACCTGTCCGTCAGCGCCGGCGACCACGTGTCGATCGTCGGGCGCTCCGGATCAGGTAAGTCCACGCTGTTGAACATCCTGGGGATGCTCGACACTCCGACATCCGGATCGGTGTCCTTCGAAGGCCGAGAGGTGCGGAAGATGCGGTCGGGGCGCCTCGACAGGCTGCGCGGAGACAACGTCGGATTCGTGTTCCAGCAGTTCAACCTGCTGCCAGGGCGTACGGCGCTGGAGAACGTGATGATGCCGCTCGGACACGCCACGGGGCGGATGTTCTGGAACCGCCGCCAGATCGCCGCCGACATGCTCGAGCGGGTGGGACTCGGACACCGCGTGGAGCAGATCGCCGATCGGCTCTCCGGTGGTGAGCAGCAGCGGGTCGCGATAGCCCGTGCGCTGGTGCGAAAGCCCGTGCTGATCCTGGCCGACGAGCCGACCGGTGCGCTCGACATCGAGACCGGCGCGTCGGTGATGTCGTTGCTCGACGAGGTCGCCACCGAGACGGATGCCGCGCTGGTCACGATCACCCATGATCTGCACGTCGCCGCGCGCGCTCGCCGGCACTATCGTCTCGATGCCGGACGTCTCGAACCCGTCGACCTGCGCAGGGCTTTCGAGGCGTCCACGTTGTCCGCGCCGGCACCGATCGCTCCGCCGCCGCTGAGTGGCCTTCCCGCCGCGAACGGCTTGCGCTCGTGAGCGGCCTCCTCGGAGCGCTCTCCGACGCGTGGGCCGAGATCCGGGTCCACAAGCTCCGCGTGTTGCTGAGTCTGATCGGAATCGCGGTGTCGGTGGCCGCGCTCACGGCGGTCGTCGCCATCTCGGAGTATCAGCGGCAGTTACAGACCGAGCAGTCGGACCGCTTCGGCGGACGCGCGGCCACGATCGTCATCGCGATCAACAATGACGATGGAACCGCGATCGATTTCGACGCTTTCGATGATCGCTTCAGTCGTGTCACGGAGCGCTTCGGCTTCAGTCACACAGGACGTATCGTCGGGGGGATCGCGCAGGATGTGCGTCTGCCGGACGGAGTCACCACGGTCGGAGCACGGCTCATCGACCCGCTCTACCCCGAGATCCACCGGGAGACGCTGCTCGAAGGGCGCTGGTTCCTCGATTCGGATGTGGAGGCGCTGTCGCCGCCGGTCGTGATCACCGAGGCGCTGTGGGATCGGATCGGCCGAGTGCCGCTCGCTCAGCATCCCACGCTGACCCTCACCGGCGACACCGGCGGCACGTACCAGGTCGTCGGCGTCGCGCCGCGTCAGGGGATCGGCGACGAGGAGCTCCGGGTGGACCTGCTGTACGACTCCTATCGCGCGCGCGTCGATGCGTTGCCGCAGGATGCGTGGCCGCAGTACGAGGTCTGGGTCGGCGCGGACCAGGCCGACGAGATCGGCCCGGTGCTGGCGATGGACCTGCGCGCAGGCCTTCCCGATGGGCAGACGGTGTCGGTGAGTCGTTCGGATTGGGCGGCCCAGCCGGGCGCGCTGGATGCGCAGTCGACGTTCGAGATGATCACCGGCGGCATCGCGACACTGATCCTGGCGCTCGGTGCGCTCAGCCTGATCAACATCCAGCTGGTGGCCATGCGACAGAGAGTGCGGGAGATCGGGGTGCGGCGCGCGTTCGGAGCCACCTCCGGGCGTGTCTTCTTCTCCGTGTTCCTCGAGAGCCTCGTCGCAACCACGGTCGCCGGCGTGATCGGGATCGCGATCGTCGTGGCGGTCCTCCGCTCCGACTGGATCGTGACATCGCTGTTCTACGGCATGCAGGACGTGCCGCCGTTCCCCATGCGGGCGGCGCTCGTCGGGCTCGTCGCATCGGTGATCGTCGGGGCGGTCGCGGGGTTCATCCCGGCGCTGGTCGCCTTGCGGGTGAAGGTGATCGACGCGATCCGCTTCTGATCCGTTCGAGTGCCGTCGAGCGTGTCAGATGCCGACCCGGCGGCCGGTCAGCTTCTCGGCACGGCGATCGGCGTTCTCGAGCGCCCGGCGTTCGCGAATGCGACGCAGCACGGTGATGCCGACGAGTACCTCCTCGGGCGGCGCCGGCGGCAGCGGAGAGACGAAGGGTGACGCCTCGGCGAGCAGGTCCTGTGCGACCTGAGCGCGGGCCGAGGGAACCATGCGCGGCGCGCTCTGGAGGAACTGCGAGATGCGTCGGGCGAGGCGGTCGGGCAACCGCGCGACGTCGGCGATCTGGGACCAGCCGGTGAGGGCGGGCGGGAGCACCGGCTCATGGGGGACCAGCTGGGGTGTGCGCACGCGCTGGCTGTACGTCCCCGCGACGATGTCGCCGAGCCGTTGCGAGCGCACGGTGAACGCTCCGGTGAGCACGGCGAGCCCACCGAACGTCATGTAGATCTCCAACACGCCGATCAGCGCGCGGATGAAGGCATGTCGGAACCCCGCAGCCCCGCCGTCGATGCGGACGATGCGACCGCCGACGGCGAGCTTCCCGAGACTGCGTCCCTTGAGAGCCATCTCCATCGTGATGGGCAGCACCACGAAGCTCACGACGAACGCCGATACGAGGGCGATGCGATCGGTGGCCTCGTCGAGCACGCCGGCGTCCGTCAGCCAGATGCGGAGGAAGATCCACAGGATGAACACGGCGAACCCCAGCGCCATGTCGATGAGAGCGCCGAGCGCGCGCAACAGGAAGCCGACGGGCTGTACATCGATCGCGACGGCTTCTCCGGAGAGCACCTCGTCGGAGGTATCGATCGGCGAGGACATGAGTACAGTAAATCAGGTGGATGCCGATGCGCTGACTGATGCACGCCGCGCCGAATGGGAGCGGCTGGACGAGCTCAGTCGCGCGCGGCTGGACGGCGGGTCCGTCGATGAACTCATCGTCCGCTACCGCGCCGCCTCCGCGGATCTCGCCGAGTTGAAGACCTCGGTGGGCGACTCCCCGCAGGGTGCCTATCTGTCGACGATCCTGGTGCGCGCCCGTCTGCGGCTCACGGGCGCGTCCGACAACATCCTCACCCAGACCGCACGATTCTTCTCGCTGCAGCTTCCGGCTGCCCTGTACCGATTGCGATGGATGACAGCGATCATCACCGTCGTGTTCGTCGCGGTCGTCGTGGGGACCGCGGCCTGGATCTCCAGCGACCCGGCTCTGATCGCGACCCTGGGGCCGCCCGACGCGCTGGAGCAGTACGCCGACGAGACCTTCACGGGGTATTACACCGAGAACTCCGCCGCCGTGTTCATGGGGATGGTGTGGACGAACAACGCCTGGATCGCCATGCAGTGCGTGCTCTTCGGCGTCACGGGTATCTGGCCGGTGTACGTGCTGGTGCAGAATGCCCTGGGTCTCGGAGTATCCGGGGCGGTGATGGCCGCCCATGACCGGGTGGACATCATGGTGCTGTACATCCTCCCGCACGGCATGCTCGAGATGACGTGCATCTTCGTCGCCGCGGCCGCGGGCCTGCGCATGTTCTGGGCCTGGGTGGCGCCGGGCCACCGCACCCGTGCATCGGCACTGGCCGCGGAGGGACGTGCTCTCGCCACCGTCGCCATCGGCCTGGTGTTCGCGCTGTTCCTGGCCGGCCTCGTCGAAGGATTCGTCACGGGGTGGGCGCTGCCCTGGCCGGTGAAGATCGGCATCGGAGGCGCGGCGCTCGCGGTGTTCCTCATCTACATGCTGGTGGTCGGCGGGCGTGCGTACCGCCGCGGCGAGACGGGCGACCTGGTCGAGTACGAAGCAGGCACGCCGACTCTCGTGTCCGGCTGAACCGCCCGGGCGTCAGAGCCTGCCGGCGGCCTTCAACTCGAGGTAGCGATCGGCGATGCGAGGGGGAAGATCCTCCGGGTCGGCAGCGATCGCTTCGCCGCCCGCGCGCCGGACGGCATCGGCGACGTTCTCGGCGTCGCGCTGGGCGCGCTCGGCTGCCGCGGCCAGATAGACCTCCTCGCGCGAACCGCGCTTGCGCGCGAGAGCAGCGATGCCATCGTCGGTCACCGAGCCGACCAGCACCGTCGTCGCCCGGGAGGCGTTCGGGAATGCGCCGAGGAAACCCCGCGCGGACTCCGCGGCGTCCTGCGCGGTGAGGGCGACGATCAAGGACGGGCGAGTGGTGAGCGTGCGCACGGCGGCGAAGGCACCCTGCCAGTCGGTGTCGACGAGTCGGGCGTGCACCGGAGCCATCGCGTCGGTCATCGCCGGCAGCAGGGCGGCGCCGTCGACGCCGGTGACCCGTGCGCGCACGACGCGGTCGTACATCAGCAGGTGCACGTGGTCGCCGGCACGCGACGCGAGTGCAGCCAGGAGCAGGGCTGCTTCGAGCGCGGCATCCACTCTGGTGCCGTCGCCCACGCGCGCGGCGGCCGTGCGACCCGTGTCGATGATGATCACGACGTGCCGGTCGCGCTCGGGTCGCCAGGTGCGTAACATCGTCGTTCCGGCACGCGCGGTCGCGCGCCAGTCGATGGATCGTACGTCGTCACCCCGCACGTACTCTCGCAGCGAGTCGAACTCGGTGCCCTGCCCGCGCACCTGGATGCTGGTGTTGCCGTCGAGCTCACGCAGACGCGCCAGCCGCGAGGGCAGGTGCTTGCGCGAGGAGAACGCGGGAAGCACGCGGATCGCACCGCGCACCGTGTGACGGGCCTGCCGGCCGGCCAGACCCAGGGGCCCTCGGGAGCGGATCATCACGAATTCGCTCGCCAACTCTCCCCGACGTCGGGGGAGCAGAGGGATGGCGACCCGTCCCCGCTCTCCGGCCGCGACATGCAGGCGATGGCGCCCCTCACCGGCACCGGCGGTGGGCTGCCAGGCGTCCCGCAGCAGGGCGTGCAGGGCGCGGGAGCCGTGATTGTGCACGGCGACACTGGCCGGAACGGGCTCCCCGATGCGTACACGCGCAGGGAGTCTGCGGCTCACGGTCACGGAACGCGGGCTCGCCGCCGTGAGGACGTCGATGAGTACGAGGACCGCACACAATCCCACCCAGATGCCGGCAGCGGCATACGGCGAGAAGCCCGCGGCGCCGGCGAGGACGAGCGGGACGACGCCGACGGCGAGCGCGACGGAGAGGCGGCCGGTGACGAACACCTAGATCGGTACCCTGGTCTGCTGCACGACGGAGGTCAGCACGGCATCCGCGGAGACGCCTTCCATCTGCGCATCCGGGCGGAGCTGCAGACGGTGGCGCCACACCGGAACGAGCATCGTCTGCACATGGTCGGGAGTGACGGCCGTCGAGGCGTTCAACCAGGCCCAGGCTTTGGCAGCGGCGAGCAGGCCGGTCGAGGCGCGGGGGCTCGCGCCGAGCTCGACCGACGGCGACTGCCGCGTCGCGCGGGCCAGATCGACGACGTAGCCCAGCACATCATCGGTCACCTCGACGCGGGCCGATGCCTCCTGCGCCGCGCGGATCTCCTCCGCGGTCACGACCGCATCGAGGCCCGTGAGCTCGCGCGGTGAGAACCCGTTCGCGTGACGGCGGAGCACCGACACCTCGGCGTCGCGCTCGGGCATGCCGACCACGAGCTTCATGAGGAATCGATCCAACTGCGCCTCGGGCAGGGAGTAGGTCCCCTCATGCTCGATCGGGTTCTGCGTCGCCGCGACAAGGAAAGGGTCGGGCAGCGCCCGGCTCACACCGTCGGCCGAGACCTGACGCTCCTCCATGGCCTCCAGCAGCGCGGCCTGCGTCTTGGGAGGCGTGCGGTTGATCTCGTCGGCGAGCAGGATGTGCGTGAACACGGGCCCCGCACGGAAGTCGAACTCGCCGGTGCGCGCGTCGTAGACGAGGGATCCGGTGACGTCGCCGGGCATCAGGTCGGGCGTGAACTGCACGCGCTTGGTGTCGAGGCCGAGTGCGCGGGCGAACGAGCGCACGATGAGCGTCTTCGCGACGCCGGGGACGCCCTCCAGGAGAACATGGCCGCGTGCCAGCAGCGACACGAGCAGCCCGGTCACTGTGCCAGCCTGTCCGACGACGGCCTTGTCTACCTCCGTGCGCACACGGTGCATCGCCTGACGCAGTGCGGCGTCGTCGGCGGGTGTGGTCTCAGCGGTCACGGGTGTCCTCGGCTTCCGTCGGGATGGATGGTGTGCGGGCGAACGTCATGGGGTGCCTCCTGGTGCGGTCGTACCGGCGGCGCGCGAGCCGGCATCCACGGCCTCTTCGAGCTCACCCAGACGCCGGGCGAGCTCGATCAGGGCAGCATCGTCTGGGGGGAGCGGGCCGGCGAGAAGCGCCTGCAGGGTGCCGCGCGGAATCCGCAGACGGTCGGATGCCGCGTCCGACACCTCGTCGACGCTCGCGTGCGCCGCCAGTCCGAGCTGCCGTGCGAGGCGGCGCTGTGATCCCTCGCGGATGACGGCCGCGGCATGGGGTGCGTCGGCCGCTTTCGCGGTCAGCCGTGCCCGCCCGTGCATGGTCTCGGAGGCACGGACCGTGACGGGGAGCGTCTCGGCCACGAGCGGTCCGAACCGTTGTCCTCGCCAGACGGCCGCGGCGGCCGCGGCGAGCAGCAACAGGAGGATCGCGGGAGTGAGCCAGTCCGGCGTGAGAGTGCCGAGCGTGTCCTCGGTCTGTCCCTCGATGTCGGAGTCGGCGAGGGAGGGCACATACCAGACGACGCGTTCGGTCTGACCGAGCAGAGCGAGACCGAGGGCGGCATTGCCGTTCTCAGCCAGGTAGGCATTGCTGAACAACTTCGATCCTTCGACCACGACATGCGTGGCGTCCTCGCGATCGTCCACGAGCACCGCGGCACCGTCCGCGGAACCGAAGCAGGAGGTGACCCCGTCGGCAGGAGCGAAGAGCCGATCGGGGCGGATCTCGCCGACGCCAGCGAATGCACCGTTCGCACAGTCGGCATCGACGGAGTCGGAGGTTCCCGGCGCGTCTTCACCGATCCGCAGAGTGCTGAGGAGGTGACTGCTCGTCGACAGGAAGACGACACGATCGGCAGGAGCCATCAGATCCGCGAGTCCGTCGTCCGTGAGCGAATACGGGTTCGTCATCACCAGAGTGGTCCGCTCGTCGATCGCCGCAGCCGCCTCCACACGGGAACGATGGACCGTGACATCGACGCCCTGATCGCGCAGGACCTCGGCCAGCGCGAGAGCACCGGCGTCGTTTCGACCCTCGGGGTCGAGTGCTCCGCGTGGTCCCGGCGCGCTCGCACTCACACGCACCGCTATCAGGGCGACGACGATGACGAGCGCTACGACCAGCGCCCAGGCGGCGAGTGCGCGGAGGCGCCGCGGGGGAGTGGCAGCGGTCGAAGGTCGCCCGTCGGCGAGGAGCGTCACGCGATCACCGCGCCCGGGTGTCGCGCCTGCAGGCGCTCGTCGGTGTCGGTGAGATCGCGATAGCCGGCCGCGCTTGCCGGATGCCGCAGATAGCGAACGTCATCGAAAGCGGTGGCGGCGCGGCGCACCGGGGTGGCCTCGTCGGGGAAGACGGCGCCGGCTTCACGAGCGATGGCCTGCGCCGTGGCACCGGGAGCCGGGTCGATGATGTCGCGTTCGAGCAGCCCGCGGGCGAGGGCTCGGTAGCGCAGGATGGTTGCGGCATCCCAGTCCTGGTCTCGCGCGCTCCGCTCCGCCTCGGCGCGCAACTGGGCGGCGGTACGGTCATCATCGACACCGAGTAGAGAACCGCGTGGCCCGCGTACGCTCCGGGAGGCTCGGGGCCGTCCCCAGATGATGAGCGCCGCGACGAGTGCCGCGACGATGATCACGCACACGATGATCAGCGCCGAGGGGCCGATGTTCGCGCCGTTCTGCGTGGTGAAGAGGTCGGCGAAGAACCGTGCGATGTCGCGGGCCATCAGGTCGAACCAGGTCGGCTTCGCGTCGGCGTAGCGCGGGTTGGAGAGCTCTTCCTCGGCCCAGCGTCGCGCATCGTCCCCATCGGGGACGAACAGGTCGTCGAGGCGGCGGATCATGCCTGCCTGTCACCGTTTCCCGAGCCGGGCGCCGCCCACCCGTCGTCGGACGGCGGAGCCCACGGGCTGTCACTCGGGGGCGCGGGCGCCGCCGGCGGCAGCACGCTCGCCGTGTCGTGCTGCGGCTGAGAAGCGAATGCGGGAGGCTGAGAAGCGAAAGCGGGCGGCTGGGGCGCGAAGGCGATCGGCGTCTGGGGCGGATACGGCTGACCGGGGTAGGGCGCAGAGGGCTGAGCGGGAGCGCCGTAGGGTGGGGCGTAGGCGGGGCCCGCCGCCATCATCACGTGCTCCGGAACCTGGCGTGGAGGTGGGGCACTCGACACCGCGCGCGCGGGATCCACGACGTACGGGTCGCCGAGCTGGCCCTCTGCCCACCCGAGTTCACGTCGTTCGACATGCGAGATCAGCGTCTGGTCGAGCCCCTCGTACCGCATCCGGCAATCGAGGTAGACGAGTGCGGAGCCGGTGCTCTGCACGACCACGGTGATCGCCTGGAGCA
The sequence above is drawn from the Candidatus Microbacterium colombiense genome and encodes:
- a CDS encoding DUF4350 domain-containing protein; this encodes MTLLADGRPSTAATPPRRLRALAAWALVVALVIVVALIAVRVSASAPGPRGALDPEGRNDAGALALAEVLRDQGVDVTVHRSRVEAAAAIDERTTLVMTNPYSLTDDGLADLMAPADRVVFLSTSSHLLSTLRIGEDAPGTSDSVDADCANGAFAGVGEIRPDRLFAPADGVTSCFGSADGAAVLVDDREDATHVVVEGSKLFSNAYLAENGNAALGLALLGQTERVVWYVPSLADSDIEGQTEDTLGTLTPDWLTPAILLLLLAAAAAAVWRGQRFGPLVAETLPVTVRASETMHGRARLTAKAADAPHAAAVIREGSQRRLARQLGLAAHASVDEVSDAASDRLRIPRGTLQALLAGPLPPDDAALIELARRLGELEEAVDAGSRAAGTTAPGGTP
- a CDS encoding ABC transporter permease translates to MSGLLGALSDAWAEIRVHKLRVLLSLIGIAVSVAALTAVVAISEYQRQLQTEQSDRFGGRAATIVIAINNDDGTAIDFDAFDDRFSRVTERFGFSHTGRIVGGIAQDVRLPDGVTTVGARLIDPLYPEIHRETLLEGRWFLDSDVEALSPPVVITEALWDRIGRVPLAQHPTLTLTGDTGGTYQVVGVAPRQGIGDEELRVDLLYDSYRARVDALPQDAWPQYEVWVGADQADEIGPVLAMDLRAGLPDGQTVSVSRSDWAAQPGALDAQSTFEMITGGIATLILALGALSLINIQLVAMRQRVREIGVRRAFGATSGRVFFSVFLESLVATTVAGVIGIAIVVAVLRSDWIVTSLFYGMQDVPPFPMRAALVGLVASVIVGAVAGFIPALVALRVKVIDAIRF
- a CDS encoding DUF4129 domain-containing protein, with amino-acid sequence MIRRLDDLFVPDGDDARRWAEEELSNPRYADAKPTWFDLMARDIARFFADLFTTQNGANIGPSALIIVCVIIVAALVAALIIWGRPRASRSVRGPRGSLLGVDDDRTAAQLRAEAERSARDQDWDAATILRYRALARGLLERDIIDPAPGATAQAIAREAGAVFPDEATPVRRAATAFDDVRYLRHPASAAGYRDLTDTDERLQARHPGAVIA
- a CDS encoding stage II sporulation protein M; protein product: MDADALTDARRAEWERLDELSRARLDGGSVDELIVRYRAASADLAELKTSVGDSPQGAYLSTILVRARLRLTGASDNILTQTARFFSLQLPAALYRLRWMTAIITVVFVAVVVGTAAWISSDPALIATLGPPDALEQYADETFTGYYTENSAAVFMGMVWTNNAWIAMQCVLFGVTGIWPVYVLVQNALGLGVSGAVMAAHDRVDIMVLYILPHGMLEMTCIFVAAAAGLRMFWAWVAPGHRTRASALAAEGRALATVAIGLVFALFLAGLVEGFVTGWALPWPVKIGIGGAALAVFLIYMLVVGGRAYRRGETGDLVEYEAGTPTLVSG
- a CDS encoding DUF58 domain-containing protein: MFVTGRLSVALAVGVVPLVLAGAAGFSPYAAAGIWVGLCAVLVLIDVLTAASPRSVTVSRRLPARVRIGEPVPASVAVHNHGSRALHALLRDAWQPTAGAGEGRHRLHVAAGERGRVAIPLLPRRRGELASEFVMIRSRGPLGLAGRQARHTVRGAIRVLPAFSSRKHLPSRLARLRELDGNTSIQVRGQGTEFDSLREYVRGDDVRSIDWRATARAGTTMLRTWRPERDRHVVIIIDTGRTAAARVGDGTRVDAALEAALLLAALASRAGDHVHLLMYDRVVRARVTGVDGAALLPAMTDAMAPVHARLVDTDWQGAFAAVRTLTTRPSLIVALTAQDAAESARGFLGAFPNASRATTVLVGSVTDDGIAALARKRGSREEVYLAAAAERAQRDAENVADAVRRAGGEAIAADPEDLPPRIADRYLELKAAGRL
- a CDS encoding RDD family protein, which produces MSSPIDTSDEVLSGEAVAIDVQPVGFLLRALGALIDMALGFAVFILWIFLRIWLTDAGVLDEATDRIALVSAFVVSFVVLPITMEMALKGRSLGKLAVGGRIVRIDGGAAGFRHAFIRALIGVLEIYMTFGGLAVLTGAFTVRSQRLGDIVAGTYSQRVRTPQLVPHEPVLPPALTGWSQIADVARLPDRLARRISQFLQSAPRMVPSARAQVAQDLLAEASPFVSPLPPAPPEEVLVGITVLRRIRERRALENADRRAEKLTGRRVGI
- a CDS encoding DUF3499 family protein codes for the protein MDGRLCSKVGCAREAVATLTYDYGDKMAALGPLGLAQHPHAHDLCSPHAERLSVPAGWLAVRHEALRA
- a CDS encoding DUF5719 family protein; amino-acid sequence: MSGTRAVRVVATGARLVTGVAVAAACVVGVVTAIHAPWPEVTHEAAQVQVTPLPGDSILVCNGDLRALGRDSSDPLSMWSASSPTFTVDGTNGAPTIAELQVADLVGAGSVRTVTGTVDGRTAPLIAATESATVSADDLSGFAALPCGTPRLESWLVGGTVATGSSDLIVLTNAAEVTSTVTLSVYGTSRSTRTVVIPARTQASLPLASIAAGNTSPVVQVSADGAPVRAVLQSSLVRTLDPAGVDLQDAVPGAQLHPILAGVQSFAADGDDAEMTVLRMLAPDDAAQAQVTVRATGETAAVNEFTVSLVAGEPADVSLSGLEPGEYSVQIDADAPIVSAVRQQDGLARDSDFAWVTPAPEIDSDALFAVPAGPAPTLHLVNEEDSDVTVTLEPTSGATGAEVSIPAGGSIDVALTERTTYRLSTTGTVHAAITMSAAGALAAWPLEPSAGAAQSITVYP
- a CDS encoding MoxR family ATPase, which gives rise to MHRVRTEVDKAVVGQAGTVTGLLVSLLARGHVLLEGVPGVAKTLIVRSFARALGLDTKRVQFTPDLMPGDVTGSLVYDARTGEFDFRAGPVFTHILLADEINRTPPKTQAALLEAMEERQVSADGVSRALPDPFLVAATQNPIEHEGTYSLPEAQLDRFLMKLVVGMPERDAEVSVLRRHANGFSPRELTGLDAVVTAEEIRAAQEASARVEVTDDVLGYVVDLARATRQSPSVELGASPRASTGLLAAAKAWAWLNASTAVTPDHVQTMLVPVWRHRLQLRPDAQMEGVSADAVLTSVVQQTRVPI
- a CDS encoding ABC transporter ATP-binding protein, which translates into the protein MTLVVLEDVEKSVLLVDDSRLEILRGINLSVSAGDHVSIVGRSGSGKSTLLNILGMLDTPTSGSVSFEGREVRKMRSGRLDRLRGDNVGFVFQQFNLLPGRTALENVMMPLGHATGRMFWNRRQIAADMLERVGLGHRVEQIADRLSGGEQQRVAIARALVRKPVLILADEPTGALDIETGASVMSLLDEVATETDAALVTITHDLHVAARARRHYRLDAGRLEPVDLRRAFEASTLSAPAPIAPPPLSGLPAANGLRS